One segment of Paraburkholderia sp. PREW-6R DNA contains the following:
- the efeB gene encoding iron uptake transporter deferrochelatase/peroxidase subunit, producing MAKEQPPRPSRRGFLKKGGAAVAAGASLGAGLASSQAALAKAPSHSVAIQDPTLMVEPFYAPHQAGIVTPQQSHTYVAALDLTTEKRDDVIALLRTWTETAARLTQGGTAAPLPQGDAGDSKPAPDSGDVLGLGPCGLTITFGFGPGLFTKDGKDRYGLASRRPAALVDLPRFNGDQLIPEKTGGDLFIQACANDQQVAFHAVRQLSRNAYGVATMRWGQSGFLSGPRGQTPRNLMGFKDGTNNPSIAKQDLMKEFVWAGASADAPWMEGGTYTVVRRIRITLEHWDNTELGFQEQVFGRHKYSGAPIGKKNEFDPVDLTEEDKDGNPVIPENSHVRLSNQASNNGAQILRRSYSYNDGTNFYIERWPPWRQETEYDAGLIFVAHQSDPRTGFIPINDRLAKFDMMNQFTTHVGSAIFAVPPGAKPGSYIGAGLFET from the coding sequence ATGGCAAAAGAGCAACCCCCGCGGCCCTCACGGCGTGGTTTTCTGAAGAAGGGCGGCGCGGCCGTCGCGGCTGGAGCCAGCCTCGGCGCGGGCCTCGCGAGTTCTCAGGCCGCGCTTGCGAAAGCGCCGTCGCACAGCGTCGCGATTCAGGATCCGACGCTGATGGTCGAGCCGTTCTACGCACCGCACCAGGCCGGCATCGTCACGCCACAGCAAAGCCACACGTATGTCGCCGCACTCGATCTCACCACCGAAAAACGCGACGACGTGATCGCGCTGCTGCGCACGTGGACCGAAACCGCCGCGCGTCTTACGCAGGGCGGCACCGCCGCACCCCTGCCGCAAGGCGACGCGGGCGACAGCAAGCCCGCGCCTGATTCCGGCGACGTGTTGGGCCTCGGTCCATGCGGTCTGACGATCACGTTCGGCTTCGGTCCCGGCCTCTTCACGAAAGACGGCAAGGACCGCTACGGTCTCGCGTCGCGCCGCCCCGCCGCGCTCGTCGATCTGCCGCGCTTTAACGGCGATCAGCTAATTCCGGAAAAAACCGGCGGCGACCTGTTCATACAGGCCTGCGCGAACGACCAGCAGGTGGCGTTTCACGCGGTGCGGCAACTGTCGCGCAACGCGTATGGCGTCGCGACGATGCGCTGGGGCCAGTCCGGTTTCCTGTCGGGGCCGCGCGGTCAGACACCGCGCAATCTGATGGGCTTCAAGGACGGCACCAACAATCCGTCGATCGCGAAGCAGGACCTGATGAAGGAATTCGTGTGGGCTGGCGCAAGCGCCGACGCACCGTGGATGGAAGGCGGCACCTACACCGTGGTGCGGCGAATCCGCATCACGCTGGAGCACTGGGACAACACCGAACTCGGCTTCCAGGAGCAGGTGTTCGGCCGTCACAAGTACAGCGGCGCACCGATCGGCAAGAAGAACGAGTTCGATCCCGTCGACCTGACGGAAGAAGACAAGGACGGCAATCCGGTGATTCCGGAGAACTCGCACGTGCGTCTGTCGAATCAGGCGAGCAACAACGGGGCGCAGATTCTGCGCCGCTCGTACTCGTATAACGACGGCACGAACTTCTACATCGAACGCTGGCCGCCATGGCGCCAGGAAACCGAGTACGACGCGGGACTCATTTTCGTCGCGCATCAGAGCGACCCGCGCACGGGCTTCATTCCGATCAATGACAGGCTTGCGAAGTTCGACATGATGAACCAGTTCACGACGCACGTGGGCAGCGCGATTTTCGCTGTGCCGCCAGGCGCGAAACCGGGTTCGTACATCGGTGCGGGGCTGTTCGAGACCTGA
- a CDS encoding iron ABC transporter substrate-binding protein → MAHSWFGTRLRLVSSAAALTLAAFATVPSAAHAESITLYNAQHEQVVNVLARDFEKQSGISVRIRNGEGPAMAAQIVTESAASPADVYFTENSPELMLLEEKGLLAKVDASTLAAVPARYSSPTGNWVAVTARENVLAYNTTKVQASQLPQSLFDLAKPEWKGKVGIAPSDGDFLPLVSAVLALKGEAQTVQWLKGLKTNAQIFDDDEGVVAAVNRGGVATGLINNYYWARLHAEIGDSKTRSAIYHFGNGDAGALVNVSGAAVLKSAHNASGGQKFLAYLVSERAQQLMANSHVEFEYPLHAGVAPDPILKPFAELSPPALTIEQLGDDSQAGKLLRQAGLL, encoded by the coding sequence ATGGCTCATTCCTGGTTTGGCACCCGCCTGCGCCTCGTCAGCAGCGCAGCAGCGCTCACGCTCGCGGCATTCGCGACGGTGCCTTCGGCCGCGCACGCGGAGTCGATTACGCTGTATAACGCGCAGCACGAACAGGTCGTCAATGTGCTGGCCAGGGACTTCGAGAAACAGTCCGGCATTTCGGTCAGGATCCGTAACGGCGAAGGCCCGGCAATGGCCGCGCAGATCGTCACGGAAAGCGCGGCGTCCCCGGCGGACGTCTATTTCACGGAGAACTCGCCCGAGCTGATGCTGCTCGAAGAAAAGGGGCTGCTGGCCAAAGTCGACGCGTCGACGCTCGCCGCGGTGCCGGCCCGTTACAGTTCTCCCACCGGCAACTGGGTCGCCGTGACCGCGCGTGAAAACGTGCTGGCCTACAACACCACGAAGGTGCAGGCGTCGCAATTGCCGCAGTCGCTGTTCGATCTCGCGAAGCCCGAGTGGAAAGGCAAGGTCGGCATTGCACCGAGCGACGGCGACTTCCTGCCGCTCGTGTCCGCCGTACTCGCGCTCAAGGGCGAAGCGCAAACGGTGCAGTGGCTCAAGGGCCTGAAAACCAACGCGCAGATTTTCGACGACGACGAAGGGGTGGTCGCGGCAGTCAATCGCGGCGGCGTCGCGACGGGTCTGATCAACAACTACTACTGGGCGCGGTTGCATGCGGAAATTGGCGATTCGAAAACCCGCAGCGCGATTTATCACTTCGGCAACGGCGACGCCGGCGCGCTGGTGAACGTGTCGGGCGCGGCGGTGCTGAAGTCGGCGCACAACGCGAGCGGCGGCCAGAAGTTCCTCGCCTATCTGGTGAGCGAACGCGCGCAGCAGTTGATGGCGAACAGCCACGTGGAGTTCGAATATCCGCTGCACGCGGGTGTTGCACCGGACCCGATTCTCAAACCTTTCGCTGAACTGAGCCCGCCTGCGCTGACCATCGAGCAGCTCGGCGACGACAGCCAGGCCGGCAAGC
- a CDS encoding carbohydrate porin, translating into MKFAQTSGTAVAAPPLRDIATCTAHRTRLPSVRRVALYTAFAWASLTTGVAMAEANPDAAPEAPEADLKIQASPTSQWTGFWNRQQMLGDIGGLRPWLGKYGVTFQLTETSEVLANLRGGLSRGADYDGLTTATVQMDTQKAFGLPGGLFNVSALQIHGANLSANKLGTLNTASGIEAEDTTRLWELWYQQSFLNKRIDVKIGQQSIDQEFITSTYSALFVNTMFGWPALPSYDMPSGGPAYPLADLGVRVRGQITPSLTALAGVFDGDPLGNNPNNLSGTNFNLHNGTLFIGELQYAINQPADGQMVGMGSNGLPGTYKLGVWYNNGSFADQRTDVNGLSLANPISNGTAQNHHGDYSFYAVADQMIWRPDPDEPRSIGVFARVMGAPGDRNLVSLAANLGIVMKAPFAGRDNDSIGLAATYIKVGNHVHDLDQDNLAFSGGPYGVRTSETTLEATYQYQVNPWWQLQADAQYTFNAGAGQNPNDPTQPLRNTFVIGLRTNITF; encoded by the coding sequence ATGAAGTTCGCCCAAACCAGCGGAACCGCTGTCGCTGCACCTCCGCTTCGCGATATTGCAACCTGCACCGCTCACCGTACGCGTCTGCCGTCAGTGCGACGCGTCGCGCTTTACACGGCGTTCGCGTGGGCTTCGCTCACCACGGGCGTGGCAATGGCCGAAGCCAATCCGGATGCGGCCCCCGAGGCACCTGAAGCCGATCTGAAAATTCAGGCTTCGCCGACCAGTCAATGGACCGGTTTCTGGAACCGTCAGCAGATGCTGGGCGACATCGGCGGATTGCGCCCATGGCTTGGCAAATACGGCGTGACGTTCCAGCTGACGGAAACCAGCGAAGTGCTCGCCAACCTGCGAGGCGGCCTCTCGCGTGGCGCGGACTATGACGGCCTGACGACCGCGACCGTGCAGATGGACACGCAAAAGGCGTTCGGGCTGCCGGGCGGCCTCTTCAACGTCAGCGCGTTGCAGATCCACGGCGCCAACCTGAGCGCGAACAAGCTCGGCACACTGAACACCGCAAGCGGCATCGAAGCGGAAGACACCACGCGCCTGTGGGAGTTGTGGTATCAGCAGTCGTTCCTGAACAAGCGCATCGACGTGAAGATCGGTCAGCAAAGTATCGATCAGGAATTCATCACGAGCACGTACTCGGCGCTTTTCGTGAACACGATGTTCGGCTGGCCGGCGCTGCCTTCATACGACATGCCGAGCGGCGGCCCTGCCTATCCGCTGGCCGATCTCGGCGTGCGTGTGCGCGGCCAGATCACGCCTTCGCTGACCGCGCTGGCCGGCGTGTTCGACGGCGATCCGCTGGGCAACAATCCGAACAACCTCAGCGGCACGAATTTCAACCTGCATAACGGCACGCTTTTCATCGGCGAGTTGCAGTATGCGATCAATCAGCCGGCCGACGGCCAGATGGTCGGCATGGGCAGCAATGGTTTGCCGGGCACATACAAACTCGGTGTCTGGTACAACAACGGCAGCTTTGCCGATCAGCGCACCGACGTGAACGGCCTGTCGCTCGCGAACCCGATCAGCAACGGCACCGCTCAGAATCATCACGGCGACTACAGCTTCTACGCGGTGGCCGATCAGATGATCTGGCGACCGGACCCGGATGAACCGCGCAGCATCGGCGTATTCGCACGCGTGATGGGCGCGCCTGGCGACCGCAATCTGGTGAGCCTCGCGGCGAACCTGGGCATCGTGATGAAAGCGCCGTTCGCCGGCCGCGACAACGACAGCATTGGTCTGGCGGCCACCTATATCAAGGTCGGCAACCACGTGCACGACCTCGATCAGGACAACCTCGCTTTCAGCGGCGGCCCGTACGGCGTGCGCACCAGCGAAACCACGCTCGAAGCAACCTACCAGTACCAGGTCAATCCGTGGTGGCAGCTGCAGGCGGACGCGCAATACACGTTCAATGCCGGGGCCGGTCAGAACCCGAACGATCCGACGCAGCCGCTGCGTAATACGTTCGTTATCGGCCTGCGGACCAACATCACGTTCTGA